Proteins encoded in a region of the Podarcis muralis chromosome 6, rPodMur119.hap1.1, whole genome shotgun sequence genome:
- the CEP63 gene encoding centrosomal protein of 63 kDa isoform X2, producing the protein MEALLERIQGSFQTSCEAELQELMKQIDIMVAHKKTEWETQTRALESCLDVREQELSSLRNALDEKCKEIERLCQRLEGMEQLNRDMTMEYEQQLRKVQEELARLKRSYEKLLKKQLKEARKLPSRSQEEDQSEVSILTKKLEEFRQKSLDWEKQRLHYQQHVASLEAQRKAFSEQSDLIQAQLSSRKQMFESVELASQSEIHHLTSKLERANDTICANELEVERLNMKVDDLTSSNQKILEEHQRVLDELKVSRNSLEVLHEEKMELRATLLSQEDFINNLQMHKEQLQKEVSKLTETLQNKEAFVRSLEECLQSSEGANGIYRSRTELDNIHLHLDHPEIIHLEGSLSSANANHAPPSELLTEKCQELQLTEEHLCQAKAEIKKLKEQLLHKEHSHNSELEGMKQEVAQLTRELHQRDITIASSNSCTLNLEQQLKMEIEKAERKAVEHRAVLSQLESLKQDNHQLSEILQKGKSAPLAEFQESYTKALNKVESENQRLLKELAETKASLEASSRRSQGRYENIMQQMQQQMTEIKNVESRRLQELQCKHEEEMRVLQDKFDKTVQHYEEEIQKVQHLSTRRVFSTADGLSPQISRSNSVESLSCDPLLRSDSLPHGNSEFTYMFGKNEKELLSLSPLPTTNIGAIAVKFLEEEEERSQHILERLDAHIEELKKESEMTIQQFKHQK; encoded by the exons ATGGAGGCATTGCTAGAAAGAATACAGGGCAG TTTCCAGACTTCATGTGAAGCAGAACTACAGGAGCTGATGAAGCAGATAGACATAATGGTGGCCCATAAGAAAACTGAATGGGAAACTCAAACCCGGGCACTAGAATCCTGCTTGGATGTGCGAGAGCAGGAACTGTCCTCTCTCAGGAATGCATTGGATGAGAAATGTAAAgag ATTGAAAGGCTGTGTCAGCGACTAGAAGGGATGGAACAACTGAATCGTGATATGACTATGGAATATGAACAGCAGTTACGAAAAGTCCAGGAAGAG CTAGCTAGGCTGAAGAGAAGCTATGAGAAACTGCTGAAGAAACAACTGAAAGAAGCAAGGAAATTACCCTCCAGGAGCCAAGAGGAGGACCAATCTGAAGTAAGCATCCTGACTAAGAAGTTAGAG GAGTTTCGCCAGAAATCTCTAGATTGGGAGAAGCAGCGCTTGCACTACCAGCAGCACGTGGCATCACTGGAAGCACAGCGGAAGGCTTTTTCTGAGCAGTCTGATCTCATTCAG GCTCAACTGTCCAGCCGGAAGCAAATGTTTGAGTCTGTGGAGCTGGCGAGCCAATCTGAAATCCATCACTTAACTAGCAAGTTGGAAAGGGCCAATGACACTATCTGTGCCAATGAACTGGAAGTGGAAAGGCTGAATATGAAAGTGGATGATTTAACTTCTAGCAATCAGAAAATTTTGGAGGAACATCAAAGAGTACTAGATGAGCTGAAAGTTTCCCGGAACTCACTGGAG gTTCTACATGAAGAAAAGATGGAACTTAGGGCCACTCTGCTCTCTCAGGAGGACTTCATTAACAACTTACAGATGCATAAAGAACAATTACAGAAGGAAGTGTCCAAACTAACTGAAACCTTGCAAAACAAAGAAGCTTTTGTCAG GTCGCTGGAAGAGTGCCTGCAGAGCAGTGAAGGAGCCAATGGAATCTATCGTAGCAGGACAGAGTTGGACAACATACACTTGCACCTAGATCATCCTGAAATTATTCATCTTGAGGGCAG CCTGAGTTCTGCAAATGCAAACCATGCCCCGCCGAGTGAATTGCTAACTGAGAAATGCCAGGAGCTGCAGCTGACAGAAGAGCACCTCTGCCAGGCCAAGGCTGAGATAAAAAAG CTGAAGGAGCAGCTATTGCACAAAGAACATAGTCACAACAGTGAGTTAGAAGGAATGAAGCAGGAGGTTGCTCAGCTAACACGGGAGCTTCACCAGCGCGACATCACAATTGCCTCATCAAATAGTTGTACTTTAAACTTGGAGCAGCAACTAAAAATGGAGATTGAAAAAGCAGAACGGAAGGCAGTGGAGCACAGG GCTGTTTTGTCGCAGTTGGAATCTCTTAAGCAAGACAATCACCAGCTCTCAGAAATTCTTCAGAAG GGAAAAAGTGCCCCCCTGGCAGAATTCCAGGAAAGTTATACCAAAGCCCTAAATAAGGTGGAGTCTGAAAACCAGCGATTATTGAAAGAACTAGCAGAAACTAAAGCCAGCCTGGAAGCCTCatcccgcaggtctcagggcagataTGAGAATATCATGCAGCAGATGCAGCAGCAGATGACTGAGATAAAGAATGTCGAAAGCAG GAGACTGCAAGAGCTGCAGTGTAAGCATGAAGAAGAAATGAGAGTACTTCAGGATAAATTTGACAAGACTGTTCAGCATTATGAAGAAGAAATTCAAAAGGTGCAGCATTTGTCAACCAGAAGAGTTTTTAGTACAGCTGATGGACTGTCTCCCCAGATCAGCAGGAGCAACTCTGTTGAATCCTTGTCCTGTGATCCCCTTCTGAGATCAGATTCCTTGCCACATGGAAACAGTGAATTTACTTATATGTTCGGCAAGAATGAGAAAGAACTCCTGTCTTTG agCCCATTGCCTACAACAAACATTGGTGCGATTGCTGTCAAGTtcttggaggaggaagaagaaagatcTCAACATATTTTAGAACGCTTAGATGCACATATTGAGGAGTTGAAAAAGGAGAGTGAAATGACAATACAGCAGTTCAAACACCAAAAGTGA
- the CEP63 gene encoding centrosomal protein of 63 kDa isoform X3 — MEALLERIQGRSFQTSCEAELQELMKQIDIMVAHKKTEWETQTRALESCLDVREQELSSLRNALDEKCKEIERLCQRLEGMEQLNRDMTMEYEQQLRKVQEELARLKRSYEKLLKKQLKEARKLPSRSQEEDQSEVSILTKKLEAQLSSRKQMFESVELASQSEIHHLTSKLERANDTICANELEVERLNMKVDDLTSSNQKILEEHQRVLDELKVSRNSLEVLHEEKMELRATLLSQEDFINNLQMHKEQLQKEVSKLTETLQNKEAFVRSLEECLQSSEGANGIYRSRTELDNIHLHLDHPEIIHLEGSLSSANANHAPPSELLTEKCQELQLTEEHLCQAKAEIKKLKEQLLHKEHSHNSELEGMKQEVAQLTRELHQRDITIASSNSCTLNLEQQLKMEIEKAERKAVEHRAVLSQLESLKQDNHQLSEILQKGKSAPLAEFQESYTKALNKVESENQRLLKELAETKASLEASSRRSQGRYENIMQQMQQQMTEIKNVESRRLQELQCKHEEEMRVLQDKFDKTVQHYEEEIQKVQHLSTRRVFSTADGLSPQISRSNSVESLSCDPLLRSDSLPHGNSEFTYMFGKNEKELLSLSPLPTTNIGAIAVKFLEEEEERSQHILERLDAHIEELKKESEMTIQQFKHQK, encoded by the exons ATGGAGGCATTGCTAGAAAGAATACAGGGCAG aagTTTCCAGACTTCATGTGAAGCAGAACTACAGGAGCTGATGAAGCAGATAGACATAATGGTGGCCCATAAGAAAACTGAATGGGAAACTCAAACCCGGGCACTAGAATCCTGCTTGGATGTGCGAGAGCAGGAACTGTCCTCTCTCAGGAATGCATTGGATGAGAAATGTAAAgag ATTGAAAGGCTGTGTCAGCGACTAGAAGGGATGGAACAACTGAATCGTGATATGACTATGGAATATGAACAGCAGTTACGAAAAGTCCAGGAAGAG CTAGCTAGGCTGAAGAGAAGCTATGAGAAACTGCTGAAGAAACAACTGAAAGAAGCAAGGAAATTACCCTCCAGGAGCCAAGAGGAGGACCAATCTGAAGTAAGCATCCTGACTAAGAAGTTAGAG GCTCAACTGTCCAGCCGGAAGCAAATGTTTGAGTCTGTGGAGCTGGCGAGCCAATCTGAAATCCATCACTTAACTAGCAAGTTGGAAAGGGCCAATGACACTATCTGTGCCAATGAACTGGAAGTGGAAAGGCTGAATATGAAAGTGGATGATTTAACTTCTAGCAATCAGAAAATTTTGGAGGAACATCAAAGAGTACTAGATGAGCTGAAAGTTTCCCGGAACTCACTGGAG gTTCTACATGAAGAAAAGATGGAACTTAGGGCCACTCTGCTCTCTCAGGAGGACTTCATTAACAACTTACAGATGCATAAAGAACAATTACAGAAGGAAGTGTCCAAACTAACTGAAACCTTGCAAAACAAAGAAGCTTTTGTCAG GTCGCTGGAAGAGTGCCTGCAGAGCAGTGAAGGAGCCAATGGAATCTATCGTAGCAGGACAGAGTTGGACAACATACACTTGCACCTAGATCATCCTGAAATTATTCATCTTGAGGGCAG CCTGAGTTCTGCAAATGCAAACCATGCCCCGCCGAGTGAATTGCTAACTGAGAAATGCCAGGAGCTGCAGCTGACAGAAGAGCACCTCTGCCAGGCCAAGGCTGAGATAAAAAAG CTGAAGGAGCAGCTATTGCACAAAGAACATAGTCACAACAGTGAGTTAGAAGGAATGAAGCAGGAGGTTGCTCAGCTAACACGGGAGCTTCACCAGCGCGACATCACAATTGCCTCATCAAATAGTTGTACTTTAAACTTGGAGCAGCAACTAAAAATGGAGATTGAAAAAGCAGAACGGAAGGCAGTGGAGCACAGG GCTGTTTTGTCGCAGTTGGAATCTCTTAAGCAAGACAATCACCAGCTCTCAGAAATTCTTCAGAAG GGAAAAAGTGCCCCCCTGGCAGAATTCCAGGAAAGTTATACCAAAGCCCTAAATAAGGTGGAGTCTGAAAACCAGCGATTATTGAAAGAACTAGCAGAAACTAAAGCCAGCCTGGAAGCCTCatcccgcaggtctcagggcagataTGAGAATATCATGCAGCAGATGCAGCAGCAGATGACTGAGATAAAGAATGTCGAAAGCAG GAGACTGCAAGAGCTGCAGTGTAAGCATGAAGAAGAAATGAGAGTACTTCAGGATAAATTTGACAAGACTGTTCAGCATTATGAAGAAGAAATTCAAAAGGTGCAGCATTTGTCAACCAGAAGAGTTTTTAGTACAGCTGATGGACTGTCTCCCCAGATCAGCAGGAGCAACTCTGTTGAATCCTTGTCCTGTGATCCCCTTCTGAGATCAGATTCCTTGCCACATGGAAACAGTGAATTTACTTATATGTTCGGCAAGAATGAGAAAGAACTCCTGTCTTTG agCCCATTGCCTACAACAAACATTGGTGCGATTGCTGTCAAGTtcttggaggaggaagaagaaagatcTCAACATATTTTAGAACGCTTAGATGCACATATTGAGGAGTTGAAAAAGGAGAGTGAAATGACAATACAGCAGTTCAAACACCAAAAGTGA
- the CEP63 gene encoding centrosomal protein of 63 kDa isoform X1, with product MEALLERIQGRSFQTSCEAELQELMKQIDIMVAHKKTEWETQTRALESCLDVREQELSSLRNALDEKCKEIERLCQRLEGMEQLNRDMTMEYEQQLRKVQEELARLKRSYEKLLKKQLKEARKLPSRSQEEDQSEVSILTKKLEEFRQKSLDWEKQRLHYQQHVASLEAQRKAFSEQSDLIQAQLSSRKQMFESVELASQSEIHHLTSKLERANDTICANELEVERLNMKVDDLTSSNQKILEEHQRVLDELKVSRNSLEVLHEEKMELRATLLSQEDFINNLQMHKEQLQKEVSKLTETLQNKEAFVRSLEECLQSSEGANGIYRSRTELDNIHLHLDHPEIIHLEGSLSSANANHAPPSELLTEKCQELQLTEEHLCQAKAEIKKLKEQLLHKEHSHNSELEGMKQEVAQLTRELHQRDITIASSNSCTLNLEQQLKMEIEKAERKAVEHRAVLSQLESLKQDNHQLSEILQKGKSAPLAEFQESYTKALNKVESENQRLLKELAETKASLEASSRRSQGRYENIMQQMQQQMTEIKNVESRRLQELQCKHEEEMRVLQDKFDKTVQHYEEEIQKVQHLSTRRVFSTADGLSPQISRSNSVESLSCDPLLRSDSLPHGNSEFTYMFGKNEKELLSLSPLPTTNIGAIAVKFLEEEEERSQHILERLDAHIEELKKESEMTIQQFKHQK from the exons ATGGAGGCATTGCTAGAAAGAATACAGGGCAG aagTTTCCAGACTTCATGTGAAGCAGAACTACAGGAGCTGATGAAGCAGATAGACATAATGGTGGCCCATAAGAAAACTGAATGGGAAACTCAAACCCGGGCACTAGAATCCTGCTTGGATGTGCGAGAGCAGGAACTGTCCTCTCTCAGGAATGCATTGGATGAGAAATGTAAAgag ATTGAAAGGCTGTGTCAGCGACTAGAAGGGATGGAACAACTGAATCGTGATATGACTATGGAATATGAACAGCAGTTACGAAAAGTCCAGGAAGAG CTAGCTAGGCTGAAGAGAAGCTATGAGAAACTGCTGAAGAAACAACTGAAAGAAGCAAGGAAATTACCCTCCAGGAGCCAAGAGGAGGACCAATCTGAAGTAAGCATCCTGACTAAGAAGTTAGAG GAGTTTCGCCAGAAATCTCTAGATTGGGAGAAGCAGCGCTTGCACTACCAGCAGCACGTGGCATCACTGGAAGCACAGCGGAAGGCTTTTTCTGAGCAGTCTGATCTCATTCAG GCTCAACTGTCCAGCCGGAAGCAAATGTTTGAGTCTGTGGAGCTGGCGAGCCAATCTGAAATCCATCACTTAACTAGCAAGTTGGAAAGGGCCAATGACACTATCTGTGCCAATGAACTGGAAGTGGAAAGGCTGAATATGAAAGTGGATGATTTAACTTCTAGCAATCAGAAAATTTTGGAGGAACATCAAAGAGTACTAGATGAGCTGAAAGTTTCCCGGAACTCACTGGAG gTTCTACATGAAGAAAAGATGGAACTTAGGGCCACTCTGCTCTCTCAGGAGGACTTCATTAACAACTTACAGATGCATAAAGAACAATTACAGAAGGAAGTGTCCAAACTAACTGAAACCTTGCAAAACAAAGAAGCTTTTGTCAG GTCGCTGGAAGAGTGCCTGCAGAGCAGTGAAGGAGCCAATGGAATCTATCGTAGCAGGACAGAGTTGGACAACATACACTTGCACCTAGATCATCCTGAAATTATTCATCTTGAGGGCAG CCTGAGTTCTGCAAATGCAAACCATGCCCCGCCGAGTGAATTGCTAACTGAGAAATGCCAGGAGCTGCAGCTGACAGAAGAGCACCTCTGCCAGGCCAAGGCTGAGATAAAAAAG CTGAAGGAGCAGCTATTGCACAAAGAACATAGTCACAACAGTGAGTTAGAAGGAATGAAGCAGGAGGTTGCTCAGCTAACACGGGAGCTTCACCAGCGCGACATCACAATTGCCTCATCAAATAGTTGTACTTTAAACTTGGAGCAGCAACTAAAAATGGAGATTGAAAAAGCAGAACGGAAGGCAGTGGAGCACAGG GCTGTTTTGTCGCAGTTGGAATCTCTTAAGCAAGACAATCACCAGCTCTCAGAAATTCTTCAGAAG GGAAAAAGTGCCCCCCTGGCAGAATTCCAGGAAAGTTATACCAAAGCCCTAAATAAGGTGGAGTCTGAAAACCAGCGATTATTGAAAGAACTAGCAGAAACTAAAGCCAGCCTGGAAGCCTCatcccgcaggtctcagggcagataTGAGAATATCATGCAGCAGATGCAGCAGCAGATGACTGAGATAAAGAATGTCGAAAGCAG GAGACTGCAAGAGCTGCAGTGTAAGCATGAAGAAGAAATGAGAGTACTTCAGGATAAATTTGACAAGACTGTTCAGCATTATGAAGAAGAAATTCAAAAGGTGCAGCATTTGTCAACCAGAAGAGTTTTTAGTACAGCTGATGGACTGTCTCCCCAGATCAGCAGGAGCAACTCTGTTGAATCCTTGTCCTGTGATCCCCTTCTGAGATCAGATTCCTTGCCACATGGAAACAGTGAATTTACTTATATGTTCGGCAAGAATGAGAAAGAACTCCTGTCTTTG agCCCATTGCCTACAACAAACATTGGTGCGATTGCTGTCAAGTtcttggaggaggaagaagaaagatcTCAACATATTTTAGAACGCTTAGATGCACATATTGAGGAGTTGAAAAAGGAGAGTGAAATGACAATACAGCAGTTCAAACACCAAAAGTGA
- the CEP63 gene encoding centrosomal protein of 63 kDa isoform X5 — protein sequence MEALLERIQGRSFQTSCEAELQELMKQIDIMVAHKKTEWETQTRALESCLDVREQELSSLRNALDEKCKEIERLCQRLEGMEQLNRDMTMEYEQQLRKVQEELARLKRSYEKLLKKQLKEARKLPSRSQEEDQSEVSILTKKLEEFRQKSLDWEKQRLHYQQHVASLEAQRKAFSEQSDLIQAQLSSRKQMFESVELASQSEIHHLTSKLERANDTICANELEVERLNMKVDDLTSSNQKILEEHQRVLDELKVSRNSLEVLHEEKMELRATLLSQEDFINNLQMHKEQLQKEVSKLTETLQNKEAFVRSLEECLQSSEGANGIYRSRTELDNIHLHLDHPEIIHLEGSLSSANANHAPPSELLTEKCQELQLTEEHLCQAKAEIKKAVLSQLESLKQDNHQLSEILQKGKSAPLAEFQESYTKALNKVESENQRLLKELAETKASLEASSRRSQGRYENIMQQMQQQMTEIKNVESRRLQELQCKHEEEMRVLQDKFDKTVQHYEEEIQKVQHLSTRRVFSTADGLSPQISRSNSVESLSCDPLLRSDSLPHGNSEFTYMFGKNEKELLSLSPLPTTNIGAIAVKFLEEEEERSQHILERLDAHIEELKKESEMTIQQFKHQK from the exons ATGGAGGCATTGCTAGAAAGAATACAGGGCAG aagTTTCCAGACTTCATGTGAAGCAGAACTACAGGAGCTGATGAAGCAGATAGACATAATGGTGGCCCATAAGAAAACTGAATGGGAAACTCAAACCCGGGCACTAGAATCCTGCTTGGATGTGCGAGAGCAGGAACTGTCCTCTCTCAGGAATGCATTGGATGAGAAATGTAAAgag ATTGAAAGGCTGTGTCAGCGACTAGAAGGGATGGAACAACTGAATCGTGATATGACTATGGAATATGAACAGCAGTTACGAAAAGTCCAGGAAGAG CTAGCTAGGCTGAAGAGAAGCTATGAGAAACTGCTGAAGAAACAACTGAAAGAAGCAAGGAAATTACCCTCCAGGAGCCAAGAGGAGGACCAATCTGAAGTAAGCATCCTGACTAAGAAGTTAGAG GAGTTTCGCCAGAAATCTCTAGATTGGGAGAAGCAGCGCTTGCACTACCAGCAGCACGTGGCATCACTGGAAGCACAGCGGAAGGCTTTTTCTGAGCAGTCTGATCTCATTCAG GCTCAACTGTCCAGCCGGAAGCAAATGTTTGAGTCTGTGGAGCTGGCGAGCCAATCTGAAATCCATCACTTAACTAGCAAGTTGGAAAGGGCCAATGACACTATCTGTGCCAATGAACTGGAAGTGGAAAGGCTGAATATGAAAGTGGATGATTTAACTTCTAGCAATCAGAAAATTTTGGAGGAACATCAAAGAGTACTAGATGAGCTGAAAGTTTCCCGGAACTCACTGGAG gTTCTACATGAAGAAAAGATGGAACTTAGGGCCACTCTGCTCTCTCAGGAGGACTTCATTAACAACTTACAGATGCATAAAGAACAATTACAGAAGGAAGTGTCCAAACTAACTGAAACCTTGCAAAACAAAGAAGCTTTTGTCAG GTCGCTGGAAGAGTGCCTGCAGAGCAGTGAAGGAGCCAATGGAATCTATCGTAGCAGGACAGAGTTGGACAACATACACTTGCACCTAGATCATCCTGAAATTATTCATCTTGAGGGCAG CCTGAGTTCTGCAAATGCAAACCATGCCCCGCCGAGTGAATTGCTAACTGAGAAATGCCAGGAGCTGCAGCTGACAGAAGAGCACCTCTGCCAGGCCAAGGCTGAGATAAAAAAG GCTGTTTTGTCGCAGTTGGAATCTCTTAAGCAAGACAATCACCAGCTCTCAGAAATTCTTCAGAAG GGAAAAAGTGCCCCCCTGGCAGAATTCCAGGAAAGTTATACCAAAGCCCTAAATAAGGTGGAGTCTGAAAACCAGCGATTATTGAAAGAACTAGCAGAAACTAAAGCCAGCCTGGAAGCCTCatcccgcaggtctcagggcagataTGAGAATATCATGCAGCAGATGCAGCAGCAGATGACTGAGATAAAGAATGTCGAAAGCAG GAGACTGCAAGAGCTGCAGTGTAAGCATGAAGAAGAAATGAGAGTACTTCAGGATAAATTTGACAAGACTGTTCAGCATTATGAAGAAGAAATTCAAAAGGTGCAGCATTTGTCAACCAGAAGAGTTTTTAGTACAGCTGATGGACTGTCTCCCCAGATCAGCAGGAGCAACTCTGTTGAATCCTTGTCCTGTGATCCCCTTCTGAGATCAGATTCCTTGCCACATGGAAACAGTGAATTTACTTATATGTTCGGCAAGAATGAGAAAGAACTCCTGTCTTTG agCCCATTGCCTACAACAAACATTGGTGCGATTGCTGTCAAGTtcttggaggaggaagaagaaagatcTCAACATATTTTAGAACGCTTAGATGCACATATTGAGGAGTTGAAAAAGGAGAGTGAAATGACAATACAGCAGTTCAAACACCAAAAGTGA
- the CEP63 gene encoding centrosomal protein of 63 kDa isoform X4, translated as MCESRNCPLSGMHWMRNIERLCQRLEGMEQLNRDMTMEYEQQLRKVQEELARLKRSYEKLLKKQLKEARKLPSRSQEEDQSEVSILTKKLEEFRQKSLDWEKQRLHYQQHVASLEAQRKAFSEQSDLIQAQLSSRKQMFESVELASQSEIHHLTSKLERANDTICANELEVERLNMKVDDLTSSNQKILEEHQRVLDELKVSRNSLEVLHEEKMELRATLLSQEDFINNLQMHKEQLQKEVSKLTETLQNKEAFVRSLEECLQSSEGANGIYRSRTELDNIHLHLDHPEIIHLEGSLSSANANHAPPSELLTEKCQELQLTEEHLCQAKAEIKKLKEQLLHKEHSHNSELEGMKQEVAQLTRELHQRDITIASSNSCTLNLEQQLKMEIEKAERKAVEHRAVLSQLESLKQDNHQLSEILQKGKSAPLAEFQESYTKALNKVESENQRLLKELAETKASLEASSRRSQGRYENIMQQMQQQMTEIKNVESRRLQELQCKHEEEMRVLQDKFDKTVQHYEEEIQKVQHLSTRRVFSTADGLSPQISRSNSVESLSCDPLLRSDSLPHGNSEFTYMFGKNEKELLSLSPLPTTNIGAIAVKFLEEEEERSQHILERLDAHIEELKKESEMTIQQFKHQK; from the exons ATGTGCGAGAGCAGGAACTGTCCTCTCTCAGGAATGCATTGGATGAGAAAT ATTGAAAGGCTGTGTCAGCGACTAGAAGGGATGGAACAACTGAATCGTGATATGACTATGGAATATGAACAGCAGTTACGAAAAGTCCAGGAAGAG CTAGCTAGGCTGAAGAGAAGCTATGAGAAACTGCTGAAGAAACAACTGAAAGAAGCAAGGAAATTACCCTCCAGGAGCCAAGAGGAGGACCAATCTGAAGTAAGCATCCTGACTAAGAAGTTAGAG GAGTTTCGCCAGAAATCTCTAGATTGGGAGAAGCAGCGCTTGCACTACCAGCAGCACGTGGCATCACTGGAAGCACAGCGGAAGGCTTTTTCTGAGCAGTCTGATCTCATTCAG GCTCAACTGTCCAGCCGGAAGCAAATGTTTGAGTCTGTGGAGCTGGCGAGCCAATCTGAAATCCATCACTTAACTAGCAAGTTGGAAAGGGCCAATGACACTATCTGTGCCAATGAACTGGAAGTGGAAAGGCTGAATATGAAAGTGGATGATTTAACTTCTAGCAATCAGAAAATTTTGGAGGAACATCAAAGAGTACTAGATGAGCTGAAAGTTTCCCGGAACTCACTGGAG gTTCTACATGAAGAAAAGATGGAACTTAGGGCCACTCTGCTCTCTCAGGAGGACTTCATTAACAACTTACAGATGCATAAAGAACAATTACAGAAGGAAGTGTCCAAACTAACTGAAACCTTGCAAAACAAAGAAGCTTTTGTCAG GTCGCTGGAAGAGTGCCTGCAGAGCAGTGAAGGAGCCAATGGAATCTATCGTAGCAGGACAGAGTTGGACAACATACACTTGCACCTAGATCATCCTGAAATTATTCATCTTGAGGGCAG CCTGAGTTCTGCAAATGCAAACCATGCCCCGCCGAGTGAATTGCTAACTGAGAAATGCCAGGAGCTGCAGCTGACAGAAGAGCACCTCTGCCAGGCCAAGGCTGAGATAAAAAAG CTGAAGGAGCAGCTATTGCACAAAGAACATAGTCACAACAGTGAGTTAGAAGGAATGAAGCAGGAGGTTGCTCAGCTAACACGGGAGCTTCACCAGCGCGACATCACAATTGCCTCATCAAATAGTTGTACTTTAAACTTGGAGCAGCAACTAAAAATGGAGATTGAAAAAGCAGAACGGAAGGCAGTGGAGCACAGG GCTGTTTTGTCGCAGTTGGAATCTCTTAAGCAAGACAATCACCAGCTCTCAGAAATTCTTCAGAAG GGAAAAAGTGCCCCCCTGGCAGAATTCCAGGAAAGTTATACCAAAGCCCTAAATAAGGTGGAGTCTGAAAACCAGCGATTATTGAAAGAACTAGCAGAAACTAAAGCCAGCCTGGAAGCCTCatcccgcaggtctcagggcagataTGAGAATATCATGCAGCAGATGCAGCAGCAGATGACTGAGATAAAGAATGTCGAAAGCAG GAGACTGCAAGAGCTGCAGTGTAAGCATGAAGAAGAAATGAGAGTACTTCAGGATAAATTTGACAAGACTGTTCAGCATTATGAAGAAGAAATTCAAAAGGTGCAGCATTTGTCAACCAGAAGAGTTTTTAGTACAGCTGATGGACTGTCTCCCCAGATCAGCAGGAGCAACTCTGTTGAATCCTTGTCCTGTGATCCCCTTCTGAGATCAGATTCCTTGCCACATGGAAACAGTGAATTTACTTATATGTTCGGCAAGAATGAGAAAGAACTCCTGTCTTTG agCCCATTGCCTACAACAAACATTGGTGCGATTGCTGTCAAGTtcttggaggaggaagaagaaagatcTCAACATATTTTAGAACGCTTAGATGCACATATTGAGGAGTTGAAAAAGGAGAGTGAAATGACAATACAGCAGTTCAAACACCAAAAGTGA